One genomic segment of Mycolicibacterium gilvum includes these proteins:
- a CDS encoding DUF6262 family protein, with protein sequence MNEPALLRVERVCAELATSGQPITFTTVAEHAQISRATLYRDHQLRAIVDEHRTRQTDARTLTGLATEVAHLRTAVEALAAGVKRHEEQIRKLTKPPRR encoded by the coding sequence ATGAATGAACCCGCCCTGCTCCGAGTCGAGCGCGTCTGCGCCGAACTCGCCACCTCAGGCCAACCCATCACCTTCACCACCGTGGCCGAACACGCCCAGATCAGCCGCGCGACGCTCTACCGCGACCACCAGCTCCGCGCCATCGTCGACGAACACCGCACCCGACAAACCGACGCCCGCACCCTGACCGGCCTGGCCACCGAAGTCGCACACCTGCGCACCGCCGTCGAAGCACTCGCCGCAGGAGTCAAACGCCACGAAGAACAAATCCGCAAGCTCACCAAACCACCCCGACGATGA
- a CDS encoding methyltransferase family protein, translating to MALFTEMYGIPLTVYLLGSWLGTRFPLLRNTHAGGHVWNDLIGWTGDPHLSPFHLASYLAIGGGFWVIAAGWRHLHEAAQTGRLATTGPYAVVRHPQYDGFLLVMIGFLLQWPTIPTLIMFPVLAYVYARLARTEERDVARRFGHLWDEYARGTPAFIPNVVTIRQHRTRV from the coding sequence GTGGCGCTGTTCACCGAAATGTATGGCATCCCGTTGACCGTGTATCTCCTTGGAAGCTGGTTGGGAACGCGGTTTCCGTTGTTGCGCAACACGCACGCTGGCGGGCATGTGTGGAACGATCTCATCGGATGGACGGGCGATCCGCATCTGAGCCCCTTCCACCTGGCGAGCTACCTGGCCATTGGTGGAGGCTTTTGGGTCATCGCCGCGGGCTGGCGGCATCTGCACGAAGCCGCACAAACCGGCCGCTTGGCCACCACTGGACCCTACGCCGTGGTACGCCACCCGCAATACGACGGTTTCCTGTTGGTGATGATCGGGTTCTTATTGCAGTGGCCCACGATCCCAACCCTGATCATGTTCCCGGTGCTGGCCTATGTTTATGCGCGGCTCGCTCGCACGGAAGAGCGAGATGTGGCCCGCCGCTTCGGCCATCTTTGGGACGAATATGCCAGAGGGACACCGGCTTTCATTCCCAACGTCGTCACGATTCGCCAACATAGAACCAGGGTCTAG
- a CDS encoding ATP-binding cassette domain-containing protein — MSRPTRTTAVTRGPSAEAGSGSVLIAEGIEKSFRRGILPMSPRQTVLYGVDLSLKAGEVVGLVGENGSGKSTIMKILVGELSADAGTVTRSGVLGYCPQQPVVYERLTCDEHIELFARAYRMTHEAERRARRDLYEALGFERYADTRADRLSGGTLAKLNLTLAMLADPPVLLLDEPYAGFDWDTYLRFWDLVARRRDDGRSVLIISHFVTDEQRFDRILRLCDGRLCDNSESSR, encoded by the coding sequence ATGAGCCGTCCGACGCGCACGACAGCCGTTACACGTGGGCCGTCGGCCGAGGCGGGCTCAGGTTCGGTGCTGATCGCTGAGGGCATCGAGAAGTCTTTCCGCCGGGGAATTTTGCCGATGTCCCCGCGCCAGACGGTGCTGTACGGCGTCGACCTCAGCCTGAAGGCGGGTGAGGTTGTCGGCCTTGTTGGCGAAAACGGCTCCGGCAAGTCAACCATTATGAAGATCTTGGTCGGCGAATTAAGTGCGGATGCCGGTACCGTCACCCGTTCCGGTGTGCTCGGCTATTGTCCGCAGCAACCGGTTGTCTATGAACGCCTGACGTGCGATGAGCACATCGAGCTGTTCGCCCGCGCCTATCGCATGACCCATGAGGCCGAGCGACGCGCACGCCGAGACCTCTACGAGGCGTTAGGATTCGAACGCTATGCCGATACCCGTGCGGATCGCCTATCGGGCGGCACGCTAGCCAAGCTCAACCTCACTCTGGCCATGCTGGCCGATCCGCCCGTACTGCTGCTCGATGAGCCCTACGCCGGTTTCGACTGGGACACCTATCTGAGGTTCTGGGACCTGGTGGCTCGCCGCCGCGACGACGGACGGTCAGTGCTGATCATCAGCCACTTCGTCACCGACGAACAGCGCTTCGATCGCATCCTCAGGCTCTGCGACGGGCGCCTTTGCGACAATTCTGAGTCGTCGCGATGA